In a genomic window of Halobiforma lacisalsi AJ5:
- a CDS encoding DUF1850 domain-containing protein, protein MTRAIHRRTAVVFLALLGATALLAGVVVGVGTALTADATLVVEHADGGDRVLEVPVDEGTEVTVSYMHSVEKTPVEDIYVVDDGALRMDRMVFVSHGAGLPSDADIEETDDGFVVYPDGTYERLNVVPGEIAGHELIVGDERYDLVERTDGPVVLSVADRSLTDAVPWPGSSANAPPGEATVTTDTGGDSGVLETAGARATIPLAEPLSILAPTLDPVTVEP, encoded by the coding sequence GTGACTCGAGCGATTCACCGACGAACTGCAGTCGTTTTCCTTGCGTTACTGGGAGCGACCGCTCTCCTCGCCGGCGTCGTCGTCGGCGTCGGGACGGCACTGACCGCCGACGCGACCCTCGTGGTCGAACACGCCGACGGCGGCGACCGCGTCCTCGAGGTTCCAGTCGACGAAGGGACTGAGGTGACGGTTTCGTACATGCACAGCGTGGAGAAGACGCCGGTCGAGGATATCTACGTCGTCGACGACGGCGCGCTCCGGATGGACCGGATGGTGTTCGTCTCCCACGGGGCGGGGCTCCCCTCGGACGCCGACATCGAGGAAACCGACGACGGGTTCGTCGTCTATCCGGACGGCACCTACGAACGGCTCAACGTCGTGCCGGGGGAGATCGCCGGCCACGAACTGATCGTCGGAGACGAACGCTACGACCTGGTCGAACGGACCGACGGGCCGGTCGTACTCTCGGTCGCCGACCGGTCGCTCACCGACGCGGTCCCGTGGCCGGGCAGTTCCGCGAACGCTCCTCCGGGGGAGGCGACCGTCACGACGGACACCGGCGGCGACAGCGGCGTTCTCGAGACTGCCGGCGCTCGGGCCACGATACCACTCGCGGAACCGCTATCGATACTCGCACCTACTCTCGATCCAGTCACAGTCGAACCCTGA
- a CDS encoding glycosyltransferase, which translates to MNTATLSSALSIALFVLLGTLFGLYALSALWWLYEVFVLSRAPDDERFEWGLEDVQVRILTVDGERVVQGTVDSVPSAIDDVHVIAETPIDVDGATVHVVPEEFDCEATNKGRALEWASQTLQCETEYVLYLDEDTIVTEFTGVPDADVVQFTELPIYTGSWLTYCCEVFRTGYQFEQFAFPRLRYPLYAWGGGIAVRRDLEERIGWDVGTVTEDTNFVWRAAREEEFSFRVVDARFRNQAPPTISAMIRQRRRWISGSLQDGGILPLSYRPLYGTRVVVWACSPLVLAWVFGGIVETGTLGVLARAFGGISAALAVVLVVFMWFGIRAYRLEPYLWPAFLLATPLAVVLHAAGAAWGIVSPVSEFRVTEKVPPETVETVNPALERGDIRAHDGTESLVGEGLQASETGEDVESEAEAEVEVEVEVENGDEEQEQEGERARPLD; encoded by the coding sequence GTGAACACCGCAACCCTCTCGTCAGCCCTCTCGATCGCGCTCTTCGTTCTGCTCGGCACGTTGTTCGGGCTGTACGCCCTCTCGGCCCTGTGGTGGCTGTACGAAGTGTTCGTACTCTCCCGTGCTCCGGACGACGAGCGGTTCGAGTGGGGACTCGAGGACGTCCAGGTCCGGATCCTCACCGTCGACGGCGAGCGCGTGGTCCAGGGGACCGTCGATTCGGTCCCGTCGGCTATCGACGACGTCCACGTGATCGCCGAAACGCCGATCGACGTCGACGGGGCGACGGTACACGTCGTCCCCGAGGAGTTCGACTGCGAGGCGACGAACAAGGGACGAGCGCTCGAATGGGCGAGTCAGACGCTCCAGTGTGAGACGGAGTACGTCCTCTACCTCGACGAGGACACCATCGTCACCGAGTTCACCGGCGTTCCGGACGCGGACGTCGTCCAGTTCACGGAGCTGCCGATCTACACCGGATCGTGGCTCACCTACTGCTGTGAGGTGTTCCGCACCGGCTACCAGTTCGAGCAGTTCGCGTTTCCACGGCTGCGATATCCCCTCTACGCCTGGGGTGGCGGTATCGCGGTTCGACGCGACCTCGAGGAACGGATCGGGTGGGACGTCGGGACCGTCACCGAAGATACGAACTTCGTCTGGCGGGCGGCCCGCGAGGAGGAGTTCTCGTTTCGGGTGGTCGACGCCCGGTTCCGGAACCAGGCCCCGCCCACGATATCGGCAATGATCCGCCAGCGCCGGCGCTGGATCTCCGGTTCGCTCCAGGACGGTGGTATCCTCCCGCTCTCGTACCGGCCGCTGTACGGGACGCGGGTGGTCGTCTGGGCCTGTTCCCCGCTCGTCCTGGCGTGGGTTTTCGGCGGCATCGTCGAGACGGGAACGCTGGGGGTGCTCGCTCGAGCGTTCGGCGGGATTTCGGCGGCGCTTGCGGTCGTGCTCGTCGTGTTCATGTGGTTCGGAATCCGGGCCTACCGACTCGAGCCGTACCTGTGGCCGGCGTTTCTCCTCGCGACGCCGCTGGCCGTCGTGCTCCACGCGGCCGGCGCGGCCTGGGGCATCGTCTCGCCCGTCTCCGAGTTCCGGGTGACCGAGAAGGTACCGCCCGAGACGGTCGAAACGGTCAATCCGGCCCTCGAGCGGGGAGACATTCGGGCACACGATGGAACCGAGTCGCTCGTCGGCGAGGGCCTGCAGGCGAGCGAAACCGGGGAGGACGTCGAGAGCGAGGCCGAGGCCGAAGTCGAGGTCGAGGTCGAGGTCGAGAACGGGGACGAGGAACAGGAACAGGAAGGGGAGAGAGCCCGCCCGCTCGACTAG
- a CDS encoding DUF7522 family protein, which yields MSAVDDELMDELLSACRTAVGDELRSITYFTEDEVEQVYLRSDLERTADLVGFADHERVGFRAQSAYRNTQLGDYEATIRMFENGYLTRVIRGDHGVWVTTDSMSIERFEELTSTLMTVLEDAGSGAGTANPDSKPNSGQNWNSDE from the coding sequence ATGTCCGCGGTCGACGACGAACTCATGGACGAACTGCTGTCCGCCTGTCGGACCGCCGTCGGGGACGAACTCCGGAGCATCACGTACTTCACCGAGGACGAGGTCGAACAGGTGTATCTGCGGTCGGATCTCGAGCGTACCGCCGACCTGGTCGGCTTCGCCGATCACGAACGTGTCGGCTTCCGGGCCCAGTCGGCATACCGGAACACCCAACTCGGTGACTACGAGGCGACGATCAGGATGTTCGAGAACGGCTACCTGACGCGGGTCATCCGCGGCGACCACGGCGTCTGGGTGACGACCGATTCGATGTCGATCGAGCGGTTCGAAGAACTGACCAGCACGCTCATGACGGTGCTCGAAGACGCGGGCTCGGGCGCAGGGACGGCGAACCCGGACTCGAAGCCGAACTCCGGCCAGAACTGGAATTCGGACGAGTAG
- a CDS encoding cupin domain-containing protein has protein sequence MVSDENESEDGDGGEERSETDPSAYTVVDPTDLEPLEGRPSDCRRISDVAGLEGVAINRFLAEPGEQLPLTYHYHERQEEAFTVLSGELAVETPDGEFRVPEGAVFTAEPEAPHRAYNPEDATAPVEVLAIGAPSVDGDAVPYDPDES, from the coding sequence ATGGTCTCAGACGAGAACGAAAGCGAGGACGGGGACGGGGGAGAGGAGCGGAGCGAGACCGACCCCTCCGCCTACACCGTCGTCGACCCGACCGACCTCGAGCCGCTAGAGGGCCGGCCCAGCGACTGCCGGCGGATAAGCGACGTCGCCGGACTCGAGGGCGTCGCGATCAACCGTTTTCTCGCGGAGCCGGGCGAACAGCTCCCGTTGACCTACCACTACCACGAGCGCCAGGAGGAGGCGTTCACGGTCCTGTCGGGCGAGTTGGCCGTCGAGACCCCCGACGGGGAGTTCCGGGTGCCGGAGGGAGCGGTGTTCACCGCGGAGCCGGAAGCGCCCCACCGGGCGTACAACCCCGAGGACGCGACCGCGCCGGTCGAGGTGCTCGCGATCGGCGCGCCGTCAGTCGACGGCGACGCGGTTCCGTACGACCCGGACGAATCGTGA
- a CDS encoding TAXI family TRAP transporter solute-binding subunit has product MVKHINRRKFVAATGIAGLTGLAGCIGEDAVEDEEDPDGDDGDDGDDGADGDDGADGEGQVLSWHAGGTGGTYYPLSGDFKSIVDAETPHELQVQSTGASVENVGSLAREEAEFALIQNDIGYFAFNGTGLDQFEGEPVENLRGVATLYPETIHVLTQGDSGIDTIEDLEGATVNTGDLGSGTQVNALQILESAGIEEGDFEEQNGDFDTAADQIRDGDVDAAFVVGGWPVGSVEELATTEDISIVEISGDTREAVMGDAEWFAEDTIPGGTYDGIDDDIETVSVQAMIATHEGVDESVVEEVTTAIFENTDQITQKEEFIDADSAQDGMPIDLHSGAEAYFG; this is encoded by the coding sequence ATGGTGAAACACATTAACAGACGTAAATTCGTCGCAGCAACCGGTATTGCCGGACTGACCGGGCTGGCCGGCTGTATCGGCGAAGACGCGGTCGAGGACGAAGAAGACCCCGACGGGGACGACGGTGACGACGGCGACGACGGAGCCGACGGAGACGACGGAGCCGACGGGGAAGGACAGGTGCTCTCCTGGCACGCCGGCGGTACCGGCGGGACGTACTACCCGCTTTCGGGTGACTTCAAGAGCATCGTCGACGCCGAGACGCCCCACGAACTGCAGGTCCAGTCGACCGGCGCGAGCGTCGAGAACGTCGGCAGTCTCGCCCGCGAGGAGGCCGAGTTCGCGCTGATCCAGAACGACATCGGCTACTTCGCGTTCAACGGCACCGGCCTCGACCAGTTCGAGGGCGAACCCGTCGAGAACCTCCGCGGCGTCGCGACGCTGTACCCCGAGACGATCCACGTCCTCACGCAGGGCGACTCCGGCATCGACACCATCGAGGACCTCGAGGGCGCGACGGTCAACACTGGCGACCTCGGGAGCGGGACCCAGGTCAACGCCCTGCAGATCCTCGAGAGCGCCGGCATCGAAGAGGGTGATTTCGAGGAACAGAACGGCGACTTCGACACCGCCGCGGACCAGATCCGCGACGGCGACGTCGACGCCGCGTTCGTCGTCGGCGGCTGGCCCGTCGGTTCCGTCGAGGAACTCGCGACCACCGAAGACATCTCGATCGTCGAGATTTCGGGCGACACTCGCGAGGCCGTCATGGGCGACGCCGAGTGGTTCGCCGAGGACACGATTCCCGGCGGCACGTACGACGGCATCGACGACGACATCGAGACGGTGTCGGTCCAGGCGATGATCGCCACCCACGAAGGAGTCGACGAAAGCGTCGTCGAAGAAGTGACGACGGCGATCTTCGAGAACACCGACCAGATCACCCAGAAAGAGGAGTTCATCGACGCCGACTCCGCACAGGACGGTATGCCGATCGATCTCCACTCCGGCGCCGAAGCGTACTTCGGGTAA
- the hisB gene encoding imidazoleglycerol-phosphate dehydratase HisB, with the protein MSDHDRTATVTRETAETAIDCTVTIDGSGDADVETGIGFFDHMLESFAKHGLFDLEVDCDGDLEIDDHHTVEDVAIVLGEAFDEALGDRTGIVRYADRRVPLDEAVAGAVVDVSGRPRFYFDGTFSQASIGGFTSDMARHFAETLAMNAGLTLHLEVTGENAHHEVEALFKTLARTVDDATRLDERREDTPSTKGAL; encoded by the coding sequence ATGAGCGACCACGATCGCACCGCGACCGTCACCCGCGAGACCGCCGAGACGGCGATCGACTGTACCGTGACGATCGACGGCTCCGGCGACGCCGACGTCGAGACCGGGATCGGTTTCTTCGATCACATGCTCGAGTCGTTCGCCAAACACGGCCTGTTCGACCTCGAGGTCGATTGTGACGGCGACCTCGAGATCGACGACCACCACACGGTCGAGGACGTGGCGATCGTCCTCGGGGAGGCGTTCGACGAGGCGCTGGGCGACCGTACGGGGATCGTCCGGTACGCCGACCGGCGGGTTCCCCTCGACGAGGCCGTCGCGGGTGCAGTGGTGGACGTCAGCGGGCGGCCCCGGTTCTACTTCGACGGGACGTTCTCACAGGCGTCGATCGGCGGGTTCACGAGTGACATGGCGCGTCACTTCGCCGAAACGCTCGCGATGAACGCCGGCCTGACGTTACACCTCGAGGTGACGGGCGAGAACGCCCACCACGAGGTGGAGGCGCTGTTCAAGACGCTGGCTCGGACGGTAGACGATGCGACGCGGCTCGACGAGCGCCGGGAGGACACGCCGAGTACGAAGGGAGCGCTCTAG
- a CDS encoding S9 family peptidase gives MDRIDASDYHDIVHAEEPRVSPDDERVAFVRREPDDEESYGATIHVVPVGGDEPTQFTVSEGVDGQPRWSPNGDRLAFASTRGESDRQQLWILPTSGGEARRVTGVVGGIADLEWSPDGSRLLFTQQVAAEDRETHRDYAVDPDYEPEEPDPRVVDRMVYRAATEYFDGRRSHVYVLDVEAALEADDEVLHGEVGESDDENDENDENDDSDPVHPDDHPITRLTDGDEDYIAPTWGDDETVYYASKTAEEDEHPDDSLTYELYEHDLESGEATAFTETTGWIDSLEATADGRVAFPYTPEENASMRQTEITVHDREDGTEVTPTEPLDRTVGHNCAFRLDPAGESLYFTTPDEGSRVLWTVPIDGSDDPARIYGEGVTIEGFSVGENAIAYVQSEWDHPGDVFLSTRGGNEVTRLTRVNDDSLSDRAVRQPEEIRFESEGVEIQGWVLTPPEFDADATDEEYPLVVEIHGGPHAQWTTAGTMWHEFQTLAAEGYVVFWCNPRGSTGYGEDHATAIERDWGEVTLTDVLEGVEEVCERDYVDSDEQYVTGGSFGGFMTAWTVAHTDRFEAAVSQRGVYDLTSFYGSTDAFKLVEGDFDTTPWEEPEFLWEQSPVAHVDEVDTPTLVLHSDRDYRTPANTAELFYLGLQKGGVDTRLVRYPREGHELSRSGEPGHVVDRLERIVRWFDGYSDYSEAPPALERDRGAGLSSAQEDDGGKE, from the coding sequence ATGGACAGGATCGATGCTAGCGATTATCACGACATCGTTCATGCCGAGGAACCGCGGGTCTCGCCGGACGACGAGCGGGTCGCCTTCGTGCGTCGCGAACCGGACGACGAGGAATCCTACGGCGCGACGATCCACGTGGTCCCCGTCGGCGGCGACGAGCCGACGCAGTTCACCGTCAGCGAAGGCGTCGACGGTCAGCCCCGCTGGAGCCCCAACGGCGATCGGCTCGCGTTCGCCAGCACGCGGGGCGAGAGCGACCGCCAGCAGCTGTGGATCCTCCCCACGTCCGGCGGCGAGGCCCGCCGCGTCACCGGCGTCGTCGGCGGGATCGCCGACCTCGAGTGGAGCCCGGACGGCTCTCGGCTGCTCTTCACCCAGCAGGTAGCCGCCGAGGACCGCGAGACGCACCGCGACTACGCCGTCGACCCCGACTACGAGCCCGAAGAGCCCGATCCGCGGGTCGTCGACCGGATGGTCTACCGCGCCGCGACGGAGTACTTCGACGGCCGCCGAAGCCACGTCTACGTCCTCGACGTGGAGGCCGCCCTCGAGGCCGACGACGAGGTATTACACGGCGAGGTCGGCGAGTCGGACGACGAGAACGATGAGAACGACGAAAACGACGACAGCGACCCCGTCCACCCCGACGACCATCCCATTACCCGGCTAACCGACGGCGACGAGGATTACATCGCGCCCACGTGGGGCGACGACGAGACGGTCTACTACGCCTCGAAGACCGCGGAGGAGGACGAGCACCCGGACGACTCGCTCACGTACGAGCTGTACGAGCACGACCTCGAGAGCGGCGAGGCGACGGCCTTCACGGAGACGACAGGGTGGATCGACTCGCTCGAGGCGACGGCCGACGGCCGGGTCGCGTTCCCGTACACGCCCGAGGAGAACGCATCGATGCGCCAGACCGAGATCACGGTCCACGACCGCGAGGACGGGACGGAGGTCACGCCGACGGAGCCGCTGGATCGAACCGTCGGCCACAACTGCGCGTTCCGGCTCGATCCCGCGGGCGAGTCGCTGTACTTCACCACGCCCGACGAGGGCTCGCGAGTCCTCTGGACGGTCCCGATCGACGGGAGCGACGACCCCGCGCGGATCTACGGCGAGGGTGTCACGATCGAGGGCTTCTCCGTCGGCGAGAACGCGATCGCTTACGTCCAGAGCGAGTGGGACCACCCGGGCGACGTCTTCCTTTCGACTCGCGGGGGCAACGAGGTCACCCGGCTGACCCGGGTCAACGACGACTCCCTCTCGGATCGGGCTGTCCGCCAGCCCGAGGAGATTAGGTTCGAGAGCGAAGGGGTCGAGATCCAGGGCTGGGTCCTGACGCCGCCGGAGTTCGACGCCGACGCGACCGACGAGGAGTATCCGCTCGTCGTCGAGATCCACGGCGGTCCCCACGCCCAGTGGACGACCGCGGGGACGATGTGGCACGAGTTCCAGACGCTCGCCGCCGAGGGGTACGTCGTCTTCTGGTGTAACCCGCGGGGCTCGACCGGCTACGGCGAGGACCACGCGACGGCCATCGAGCGTGACTGGGGCGAGGTCACCCTCACTGACGTCCTCGAAGGCGTCGAGGAGGTCTGCGAACGGGACTACGTCGATTCAGACGAGCAGTACGTCACGGGCGGGAGCTTCGGCGGGTTCATGACCGCCTGGACGGTCGCGCACACGGACCGGTTCGAGGCCGCCGTCTCCCAGCGTGGCGTCTACGACCTCACGAGTTTCTACGGCTCGACGGACGCGTTCAAACTCGTCGAGGGCGACTTCGACACCACCCCCTGGGAAGAACCCGAGTTCCTCTGGGAGCAGTCGCCCGTCGCCCACGTCGACGAGGTCGACACCCCGACGCTCGTGCTCCACTCCGACCGGGACTACCGGACGCCGGCCAACACCGCCGAACTGTTCTACCTCGGCCTGCAGAAAGGCGGCGTCGATACCCGGCTCGTCCGCTACCCGCGCGAGGGCCACGAACTCTCCCGCTCGGGCGAACCCGGCCACGTCGTCGACCGCTTGGAGCGCATCGTTCGCTGGTTCGATGGCTACTCCGACTACAGCGAGGCGCCGCCGGCACTCGAGCGCGACCGGGGCGCGGGGCTCTCGAGCGCGCAAGAGGACGACGGCGGGAAAGAGTAG
- a CDS encoding IMPACT family protein produces the protein MTDGDTDGDADAYWTVADPATAEFVVQGSEFLGHVRPVDSVEAAESFVDAVRAEYDDATHNVPAYRVRADPAGELLREYSSDDGEPSGSAGKPALNVLTQRDLENCAVVVTRYYGGTNLGVGGLIRAYSKAVKDAVDAAGVVEERPHETVTVTVEYDDSGTVRGVLESEGYEFEADYEADVTFHVRVPIAEAEGLRDRLRSATSGRADLA, from the coding sequence GTGACCGATGGCGACACCGACGGTGACGCCGACGCGTACTGGACCGTCGCCGATCCCGCGACCGCCGAGTTCGTCGTCCAGGGATCGGAGTTCCTCGGCCACGTCCGTCCCGTCGACTCCGTCGAGGCCGCCGAGTCGTTCGTCGACGCCGTTCGGGCGGAGTACGACGACGCCACGCACAACGTTCCCGCCTACCGCGTCCGGGCCGACCCCGCGGGCGAACTCCTGCGGGAGTACTCGAGCGACGACGGCGAACCCTCCGGCTCGGCGGGCAAGCCGGCGCTGAACGTCCTTACGCAGCGCGACCTCGAGAACTGCGCGGTCGTCGTGACTCGCTACTACGGCGGGACGAACCTCGGGGTCGGGGGACTGATCCGGGCCTACTCGAAGGCGGTGAAAGACGCGGTCGATGCGGCAGGTGTCGTCGAGGAGCGACCGCACGAGACGGTCACCGTCACGGTCGAGTACGACGATTCCGGCACCGTCCGGGGGGTCCTCGAGAGCGAGGGCTACGAGTTCGAGGCCGACTACGAGGCGGACGTCACCTTCCACGTGCGGGTGCCGATTGCCGAGGCCGAGGGACTTCGGGATCGGTTGCGCAGCGCGACCAGCGGGCGCGCGGACCTCGCCTAG
- a CDS encoding TRAP transporter permease has product MSTDTRDTDSLSDDGLPEEETEDVLQEVERNRTHRGLTAIFVALVGVTFSAFQMWIAARGYQFEFTLPVAGEVSLVSLQPLQVFTIHVTFALVLAFLLYPPTRGDGPVSRRLGAVEPAARDRFGADSPVTRALERLGDVVRWLAVDPSLNRITPLDVLLLVLSLLPAVYVVGNFDQIRNAAVFGIHSTPPVQEVYPWLPGLETLVTGLAAVGGPFHETSYAFVVGVLGILLVLEATRRALGGLLMGLVAGFIVYARWGYLVPRDSPVGVLSIQPESWGNIVYNLWFTTEAGVMSTPVSVSVRFIYIFILFGAFLEMSGAGKWFIDLAYSLTGTKKGGPAKASVVSSGFMGMLSGSSIANTVTTGAFTIPLMKRSGYTPEFAGAVESSASSGGQILPPVMGAAAFLIMELTGTPFADVIIAATLPAIAFFFGMWVMVHFEAARGGIGGLSREELPDALESLRTGWFYLVPIVLLLYFLVIARFSVNRAGWYTIVSIVALIAVVAAYNERTRVPLVGTIAVLSLAQAAAYVTTGAGVVDAVRAAVGASSVAAEPYSIGEAAVATASDLGTIIILVSLAFLLATRSANSPLLELDDDVDEAARAGASAVDRPSLSSNTAYRFGTFILKSMDSGARTATTVVVAVAAAGIVPGVISVTGLGPNLAALIGAISGGSMLVLLTLTGIAAILFGMGMPTTAMYIILVAMLETPLVDAGIGVLAAHLFVLYFGLMADVTPPVAVAAFAAAGVAKAEELKTATTAFLLSLNKILVPFAFVFSPGILLVRDGEVIGWSDVADVGFFTSEVLVPVVGMFLGVYALGVTIIGYQYADVDSLERGLYSLASILLMVPEIPLLIVEGLLGLLGIPSALTIFTITASLRGIGLALLVGLTYRNRSRESPTNADTDVSTPAAGDV; this is encoded by the coding sequence ATGAGCACGGATACTCGCGATACGGACTCGCTCTCGGACGACGGACTCCCCGAGGAAGAAACCGAGGACGTTCTTCAGGAAGTCGAACGTAACCGCACCCATCGAGGGCTGACGGCGATCTTCGTCGCCCTGGTCGGTGTTACCTTCTCGGCGTTCCAGATGTGGATCGCCGCACGCGGCTACCAGTTCGAATTCACCCTCCCGGTCGCCGGCGAGGTCAGTCTCGTCTCGCTACAGCCGCTGCAGGTCTTTACCATCCACGTCACGTTCGCGCTGGTGCTCGCGTTCCTGCTGTACCCGCCGACCCGCGGCGACGGCCCCGTTTCCCGCCGGCTCGGCGCGGTCGAGCCCGCCGCTCGAGACCGGTTCGGTGCCGACAGCCCGGTCACGCGAGCGCTCGAGCGACTCGGCGACGTCGTACGCTGGCTCGCGGTCGACCCGTCGCTGAACCGGATCACGCCGCTGGACGTCCTCCTGCTGGTGCTGTCCCTGCTCCCGGCGGTGTACGTCGTGGGCAACTTCGACCAGATCCGGAACGCCGCCGTCTTCGGCATCCACTCGACGCCGCCGGTCCAGGAGGTCTACCCGTGGCTGCCGGGACTCGAGACGCTCGTCACGGGGCTTGCGGCCGTCGGGGGTCCGTTCCACGAGACCTCCTACGCGTTCGTGGTCGGCGTGCTCGGCATCCTGCTGGTCCTCGAGGCGACCCGCCGTGCGCTGGGCGGCCTGTTGATGGGACTCGTCGCCGGGTTCATCGTCTATGCCCGCTGGGGGTACCTGGTCCCGCGGGACTCGCCCGTCGGCGTCCTCTCGATCCAGCCCGAATCCTGGGGGAACATCGTCTACAACCTCTGGTTCACCACCGAAGCCGGCGTGATGAGTACTCCCGTCTCCGTCAGCGTCCGCTTCATCTACATCTTCATCCTCTTCGGGGCCTTCCTCGAGATGAGCGGCGCAGGCAAGTGGTTCATCGACCTCGCGTACTCGCTGACCGGGACCAAGAAAGGCGGCCCCGCGAAGGCCAGCGTCGTCTCGAGCGGCTTCATGGGGATGCTCTCGGGATCGTCGATCGCCAACACCGTCACCACGGGCGCGTTCACGATCCCGCTGATGAAGCGATCGGGCTACACGCCCGAGTTCGCCGGGGCTGTCGAATCCTCAGCCTCCTCGGGTGGACAGATCCTCCCGCCGGTAATGGGTGCGGCGGCGTTCCTGATCATGGAACTCACCGGAACGCCCTTCGCCGACGTGATCATCGCCGCGACCCTGCCGGCGATCGCCTTCTTCTTCGGGATGTGGGTCATGGTCCACTTCGAGGCGGCCCGTGGCGGGATCGGCGGCCTCTCACGGGAAGAACTCCCCGACGCCCTCGAGAGCCTCCGAACGGGCTGGTTCTACCTCGTACCGATCGTTCTCCTGCTGTACTTCCTGGTGATCGCCCGGTTCTCGGTCAACCGGGCCGGCTGGTACACGATCGTCTCGATCGTCGCGCTCATCGCGGTCGTCGCCGCCTACAACGAGCGCACGCGAGTGCCACTCGTAGGAACGATCGCCGTCCTCTCGCTCGCCCAGGCCGCCGCCTACGTCACGACCGGGGCCGGCGTCGTCGACGCCGTGCGGGCGGCCGTCGGCGCAAGCAGCGTCGCTGCCGAGCCATACTCGATCGGCGAGGCCGCCGTGGCGACGGCCTCCGATCTCGGGACCATCATCATCCTCGTCAGCCTCGCGTTCCTGCTCGCCACCCGGAGTGCGAACTCGCCGCTGCTCGAGCTCGACGACGACGTCGACGAGGCGGCTCGGGCGGGGGCGTCGGCCGTCGACCGGCCGTCACTGTCGAGTAACACCGCGTACCGCTTTGGCACCTTCATCCTGAAGTCGATGGACTCGGGCGCACGGACCGCGACGACCGTCGTCGTCGCCGTCGCCGCCGCAGGGATCGTGCCGGGAGTCATCAGCGTCACTGGTCTCGGACCGAATCTCGCCGCGCTCATCGGCGCGATCAGCGGCGGGTCGATGCTCGTCCTGCTCACGCTGACCGGGATCGCGGCGATCCTCTTCGGGATGGGGATGCCGACGACCGCGATGTACATCATCCTGGTCGCGATGCTCGAGACGCCGCTGGTCGACGCCGGCATCGGCGTCCTCGCGGCACACCTGTTCGTCCTCTACTTCGGCCTGATGGCGGACGTCACCCCGCCGGTCGCGGTCGCCGCCTTCGCCGCGGCGGGGGTCGCGAAGGCCGAGGAACTCAAGACGGCGACGACCGCGTTCCTGCTCTCGCTGAACAAGATCCTCGTCCCGTTCGCGTTCGTCTTCTCGCCGGGCATCCTGCTCGTTCGCGACGGCGAGGTCATCGGCTGGAGCGACGTCGCCGACGTCGGGTTCTTCACCAGCGAGGTCCTCGTCCCAGTCGTCGGGATGTTCCTCGGCGTCTACGCGCTCGGCGTGACGATCATCGGCTACCAGTACGCCGACGTCGACTCCCTCGAGCGCGGACTCTACTCGCTTGCCTCGATCCTGCTGATGGTGCCGGAGATTCCCCTGCTGATCGTCGAGGGGCTGCTCGGCCTGCTCGGCATCCCCTCGGCGCTGACGATCTTCACGATCACGGCCTCGCTTCGGGGGATCGGGCTGGCCCTGCTGGTCGGACTCACCTACCGGAACCGGTCCCGTGAGAGTCCCACGAACGCCGACACGGACGTGTCGACGCCGGCAGCCGGCGACGTCTGA
- a CDS encoding YgaP family membrane protein has translation MEKNVGGLDRTLRFVLGAALLLVGYRNRDRTAGTLAFVAGSDIFATAVIQRCPVNALLGIDTCD, from the coding sequence ATGGAGAAAAACGTCGGCGGTCTCGACCGTACGCTCCGATTCGTCCTCGGCGCGGCGCTGCTACTCGTCGGCTACCGAAACCGGGACCGGACCGCTGGAACCCTCGCGTTCGTTGCCGGGAGCGATATCTTCGCGACCGCGGTCATCCAGCGCTGTCCGGTCAACGCCCTGCTTGGTATCGACACCTGCGACTGA